One part of the Mangrovibacillus cuniculi genome encodes these proteins:
- a CDS encoding YkyB family protein yields MRRHTNTPLQPTINNLSQAIFTVNRHAKTATNPTYLYSLKKVALERLISEGKAKKIGLHFSKNPKLAKQRSDVLVECGEYLFHIPPKKEDFQNLPHLGKLDQSFRNPKTRLSLTDAKYLLSTYTGHKENKNRFSNNHNTTYTKPVFKKLGESFR; encoded by the coding sequence TTGAGGAGACATACAAACACCCCTTTACAACCTACAATTAATAACCTCTCACAAGCTATTTTCACGGTTAATCGCCATGCAAAAACCGCAACCAATCCAACTTATTTGTATTCATTAAAGAAAGTCGCATTAGAAAGACTGATTAGTGAAGGAAAAGCTAAAAAGATTGGTTTACACTTTTCTAAAAACCCAAAATTAGCCAAACAACGTTCAGACGTTCTTGTAGAATGCGGTGAATATTTATTCCACATACCACCTAAAAAAGAGGACTTTCAAAATTTACCTCATCTCGGTAAATTAGATCAATCTTTTAGAAATCCCAAAACACGACTATCGTTAACCGATGCCAAATACTTGTTATCTACCTATACAGGCCATAAAGAAAATAAGAATCGTTTTAGTAATAATCATAATACAACTTACACAAAACCGGTTTTCAAAAAGCTAGGTGAGTCGTTTCGTTAA
- a CDS encoding CalY family protein produces the protein MFTKKNVSFPTEKFLGFILVTCILIVFLLVGQTTALFTDAETTPTNEVETAVLRLELSPITQLFDIPNLIPGDSILRSITVVNTGTVPYTYEITSNSLSNSLLFTDAIDGLQVDVSHSGGSIYNGSVSAMTTGNAVSSLLPGESETLDVFITFPVTAGNSFQNITEQVEFTFTATQLPGTSR, from the coding sequence ATGTTTACAAAAAAGAATGTAAGTTTCCCCACAGAAAAATTTCTAGGTTTTATACTTGTAACGTGTATCTTAATCGTTTTTTTACTAGTTGGACAAACCACAGCACTATTTACTGACGCTGAAACCACACCTACAAATGAAGTAGAAACGGCGGTTCTACGTTTAGAATTAAGTCCTATTACTCAATTATTTGATATACCAAACCTTATACCTGGGGACTCCATTTTACGTAGTATTACCGTAGTAAATACAGGGACAGTCCCATACACGTACGAAATAACATCTAATTCTCTTTCTAACAGTTTATTATTCACGGATGCCATTGATGGATTACAAGTAGATGTTTCTCATTCAGGGGGATCAATTTATAATGGTTCCGTTAGTGCAATGACCACTGGAAATGCTGTTTCATCCTTATTACCAGGTGAAAGCGAGACGCTAGATGTCTTCATAACATTCCCCGTTACAGCTGGTAACTCATTTCAAAATATAACCGAACAGGTAGAGTTTACTTTCACCGCAACCCAACTTCCGGGTACAAGTCGATGA
- a CDS encoding chemotaxis protein, with product MKEKGILLESGTNELEIVEFEVGGNRYGINVIKVKEIIQPVPVTFIPQAHPHLEGIIQLRGEVLPVVNLSKALNIQEQSNSTLGKYIVAEFNQQKVVFHVNNVTQIHRISWDQIEKPSDVYSGKTSQVIGVIKRNEEMLLLLDFERIILEVNPDSGISVDRVRKLGTRERSNKRIVAAEDSPLLRKLLFDTLREAGYERVDFFENGKDALAYLESLVANGDAIEDIIQLVITDIEMPQMDGHHLTKRIKENVALQKLPVIIFSSLITNDLLHKGEVVGADDQVSKPEIEKLVLKIDKLIL from the coding sequence GTGAAAGAAAAAGGGATTCTTCTTGAAAGTGGCACAAATGAATTGGAGATTGTTGAGTTTGAAGTTGGTGGTAACAGATATGGTATCAATGTTATTAAGGTAAAAGAAATTATTCAGCCTGTTCCAGTTACATTTATTCCGCAAGCTCACCCTCATCTAGAAGGAATTATTCAGCTTAGAGGAGAGGTATTACCTGTTGTAAACCTATCGAAAGCTTTAAACATCCAAGAGCAAAGTAACAGTACATTAGGCAAGTACATTGTTGCAGAGTTTAATCAACAGAAGGTTGTTTTTCATGTTAATAATGTGACTCAGATTCATCGAATTTCATGGGATCAGATAGAAAAACCTTCTGATGTATATTCAGGAAAAACGTCACAAGTTATTGGGGTAATTAAACGTAACGAAGAGATGTTACTACTTCTTGATTTTGAACGAATCATTCTAGAAGTAAACCCTGACTCTGGAATTTCTGTTGATCGGGTGAGGAAATTAGGGACAAGAGAAAGATCTAATAAAAGAATAGTAGCAGCAGAGGATTCTCCGTTATTACGAAAATTACTATTTGATACGTTAAGAGAAGCTGGCTATGAAAGAGTAGACTTCTTTGAAAATGGAAAAGATGCATTAGCTTATTTAGAGAGCCTAGTTGCTAACGGTGATGCCATAGAAGACATTATCCAGTTGGTGATCACAGATATTGAAATGCCTCAAATGGATGGTCATCATTTAACAAAGAGGATTAAAGAAAACGTGGCACTTCAGAAACTACCAGTGATTATTTTCTCTAGTTTAATCACTAATGATTTACTTCATAAGGGTGAAGTAGTTGGTGCAGATGATCAAGTGAGTAAACCTGAAATTGAAAAGTTGGTTCTGAAGATAGATAAATTGATTTTATAA
- a CDS encoding phosphocarrier protein HPr, with the protein MAQKQFTVTAETGIHARPATLLVQTASKFDSDIHLEFKGKKVNLKSIMGVMSLGVGKDAEITIITEGSDEDEALATLEETLKKENLAE; encoded by the coding sequence ATGGCACAAAAACAATTTACAGTAACAGCAGAAACAGGTATTCATGCTCGTCCAGCAACTTTATTAGTTCAAACAGCGAGCAAGTTTGATTCTGACATTCATTTAGAATTTAAAGGTAAAAAAGTGAACCTTAAGTCAATTATGGGTGTTATGTCTCTAGGTGTTGGTAAAGATGCAGAAATTACTATTATTACTGAAGGTAGCGACGAGGACGAAGCATTAGCTACTTTAGAAGAAACGCTAAAAAAGGAAAACTTAGCTGAGTAA
- a CDS encoding signal peptidase I, with translation MRRKRYLKDKILFGILVVLLIPAFIVIFPYFFGWKSYVVTSGSMQPTIGEHSTVIVKPKEEEVITLGDIVLFQYKDSYVLHRVERIFVEENKVKYVTKGDDNPIKDNAILKEKDILGTYQYHLPFIGGTILWIQENFLMSVFLAFIFVKSFFELGKKDYVK, from the coding sequence ATGAGAAGGAAAAGGTATCTTAAAGATAAAATACTTTTTGGCATACTAGTTGTCCTTTTAATCCCTGCATTTATAGTAATTTTCCCTTATTTTTTTGGTTGGAAGTCTTATGTAGTAACAAGCGGAAGTATGCAACCAACAATTGGTGAACATTCTACTGTAATTGTTAAACCAAAAGAAGAAGAGGTAATTACTTTAGGAGATATTGTTTTATTTCAGTATAAGGATTCATATGTACTTCATCGTGTTGAGAGAATTTTCGTTGAAGAGAACAAAGTAAAGTATGTCACCAAAGGAGACGATAATCCAATAAAAGATAATGCAATTCTAAAAGAAAAAGATATTTTAGGAACGTACCAATATCACCTTCCATTTATTGGCGGAACTATCCTTTGGATACAAGAGAATTTTCTCATGAGTGTATTCTTAGCATTTATTTTTGTGAAGAGTTTTTTTGAGTTAGGAAAAAAGGATTATGTTAAATAA
- the ppx gene encoding exopolyphosphatase, which yields MKSKIAIIDIGSNTIRLVIYDVQEDGRIKEIENVKTVARLRYDLDKESVLSDTGINKLLNALSGFKEIILHHDVQYVKAVATATIRQANNQETILIEVKEKTGIDIQILSEYEEAYYGFVAVALTTPVQSGITIDIGGGSTEITLFENKQLKHSHSFPFGVVSLKNQFLKGDSVTLEERKNLRSFIEAQLQVLPWLKESNKCLIAIGGSARNVAQMNQAEENYPIAGVHQYEMNIDSLERLREKLVGVEYKAIESIEGLSKDRADIIIPAIEVFHALYQMSSSTGIMVSRKGLREGIIFEEIYANLEDLQEVDVYEESAKELAVEFSLNQTHTNHMKKLSAELLNGLNDQHSLTVKNGDLPLIQKAAAVYYLGEYIDSESSSQHTFYILANRSINGLYHKERVKIAALASFKNYSTLKQYCNPFEAWITKEEIKKLRELGAILKIAYALNATKRNLVKKIEVKNEGKTVWLYIYYQGNIQAEQYQFEKQKKQLEKAIKHTVEAIYIEWRTE from the coding sequence ATGAAATCTAAAATAGCTATTATTGACATTGGTTCCAATACCATTCGTTTAGTTATTTACGACGTACAAGAAGATGGAAGGATAAAAGAGATTGAGAATGTAAAAACAGTTGCTCGACTCAGATATGATTTAGATAAAGAGAGTGTGTTATCGGATACTGGGATAAATAAACTGTTAAACGCGCTTAGCGGCTTTAAGGAAATTATCCTGCATCATGATGTACAGTACGTAAAGGCTGTTGCAACGGCTACTATACGTCAAGCTAATAACCAGGAAACTATTCTTATTGAGGTGAAAGAGAAAACCGGAATAGATATTCAAATATTATCTGAGTATGAGGAAGCTTATTACGGTTTTGTTGCTGTTGCACTTACCACACCAGTTCAATCTGGAATTACTATTGATATTGGTGGAGGGAGTACAGAAATCACACTTTTCGAAAATAAACAATTAAAACATTCACATAGCTTTCCTTTTGGGGTTGTTTCACTAAAAAATCAGTTTTTGAAAGGAGATAGTGTAACTTTAGAAGAGAGAAAGAATCTACGTTCCTTTATAGAAGCGCAGTTGCAGGTGCTTCCGTGGTTAAAAGAAAGTAATAAATGTTTGATAGCAATTGGCGGTAGTGCAAGAAACGTTGCTCAAATGAATCAAGCGGAAGAAAACTACCCTATTGCAGGGGTACATCAATATGAAATGAATATAGATTCTTTAGAACGGTTGAGAGAAAAATTAGTTGGAGTCGAATATAAGGCAATTGAGAGTATCGAAGGCTTATCAAAAGACCGTGCGGATATTATTATTCCAGCAATTGAGGTATTTCATGCCTTATATCAAATGAGTTCCTCTACAGGTATCATGGTTAGTCGAAAAGGGTTAAGAGAAGGGATAATCTTTGAAGAAATATATGCAAACTTAGAAGATTTACAAGAAGTAGATGTTTATGAGGAAAGCGCAAAAGAACTGGCTGTAGAATTCTCCCTAAATCAAACACATACCAATCATATGAAAAAATTAAGTGCAGAATTGTTAAATGGATTAAATGATCAACATTCATTAACTGTGAAAAACGGGGATTTGCCGTTAATACAAAAAGCAGCAGCGGTATATTATTTAGGAGAGTATATTGATTCAGAATCGTCTAGTCAACATACCTTTTACATTTTAGCCAATAGATCTATTAATGGCCTATATCATAAAGAACGTGTGAAGATTGCTGCTCTAGCTTCATTTAAAAATTACAGTACGTTAAAACAGTATTGCAATCCCTTTGAAGCTTGGATTACAAAGGAAGAAATAAAAAAACTTCGAGAACTCGGAGCAATTCTAAAAATAGCATATGCTCTTAATGCAACGAAGAGGAATTTAGTGAAAAAAATAGAAGTGAAAAATGAAGGGAAAACAGTTTGGCTTTATATTTACTATCAAGGTAATATCCAAGCGGAACAATATCAATTTGAAAAACAAAAGAAACAGCTGGAAAAAGCAATAAAGCATACGGTTGAGGCTATTTACATAGAATGGAGAACCGAATAG
- a CDS encoding aminotransferase A: MQINLSPKVQSIQISGIRQFMSEIASIKDCLSFTIGQPDFPTPDHVREAAKDAIDAQFTSYTVNAGDLRLREAAVKFVEEKYGLNYNPNSEVIITVGASQAIDATLRTLLEADDEVLLPVPIYPGYEPIIIQCGAKPVYMDTTKTQFKVTPELIKGAMTKKTKCIILPYPSNPTGVTLSEEEVHAIAEVVKDRSIMVIADEIYSELTYDQEHTSIATYLPDQTVVINGLSKSHSMTGWRIGLLFGPTWLLREVLKVHQYTVSCASSISQAAALQALTVGKNDALPMRDAYKERRNYMQLRLEQIGFEVIKPGGAFYFFVKIPTHVDLSSYDFCIDVAHKAKVAMIPGSAFSTYGEGYVRLSYACSMETIEEGMDRIEGYFQINERKSFEGSKL; encoded by the coding sequence ATGCAAATTAATCTTTCCCCTAAAGTACAATCTATCCAAATTTCTGGAATTCGTCAATTTATGAGTGAAATTGCTTCGATAAAAGATTGCTTATCATTTACTATCGGGCAACCTGATTTCCCAACACCAGATCATGTCAGAGAAGCCGCTAAAGATGCTATCGATGCCCAATTTACTTCTTACACGGTTAATGCTGGAGACCTCCGTTTAAGAGAGGCAGCTGTAAAATTTGTAGAAGAAAAATATGGTTTAAACTATAATCCGAATAGTGAAGTAATCATAACAGTAGGGGCTAGCCAGGCCATAGATGCCACTTTACGAACACTTTTAGAAGCAGATGACGAAGTTCTCTTACCAGTTCCAATTTATCCAGGTTATGAGCCTATTATTATTCAATGTGGAGCTAAACCCGTATACATGGATACGACGAAGACACAGTTCAAAGTCACACCTGAATTGATTAAGGGAGCAATGACGAAGAAAACAAAGTGCATTATCCTTCCTTATCCTAGTAATCCTACAGGTGTTACGTTGTCTGAAGAAGAGGTGCATGCTATTGCTGAGGTGGTAAAAGATCGTTCGATTATGGTGATAGCGGATGAGATTTATAGTGAACTTACCTATGATCAAGAGCATACTTCCATTGCAACTTACTTACCAGATCAAACAGTAGTGATAAATGGGTTGTCTAAATCCCATTCTATGACAGGCTGGAGAATTGGATTACTATTTGGTCCAACATGGTTATTAAGAGAGGTATTAAAGGTACATCAATATACTGTTTCTTGTGCTTCTTCCATTTCACAAGCCGCAGCACTCCAGGCTTTGACTGTTGGCAAAAACGATGCACTTCCCATGAGAGATGCTTATAAAGAGAGAAGAAATTATATGCAATTGAGGTTAGAACAAATAGGCTTTGAAGTAATTAAACCTGGAGGTGCTTTTTACTTCTTTGTAAAAATACCAACACATGTGGATTTATCTTCTTATGATTTTTGTATTGATGTTGCACATAAGGCAAAAGTTGCGATGATTCCAGGCAGTGCTTTTTCTACTTATGGTGAAGGTTACGTACGATTATCCTATGCTTGCTCCATGGAGACTATTGAAGAAGGAATGGATAGAATAGAAGGATATTTCCAGATTAATGAAAGAAAATCATTTGAAGGTTCTAAACTTTAG
- the ptsP gene encoding phosphoenolpyruvate--protein phosphotransferase, with translation MTKQLQGIAASNGIAMAKAFRLIEPDLSFETKKVEDGSKEVERFRQAVSVSLEELSAIRDKAKVDLGEDKAAIFEAHLLVLNDPELLTPIEDQIKTDLINAEAALKEKADFFVTMFEQMDNEYMKERAADIRDVTKRVMAHLLDVPLANPSMINEEVVIIAEDLTPSDTAQLNRQYVKGFTTDIGGRTSHSAIMARSMEIPAVVGTKEVTSVIKHNDFVIVDGLTGEVHINPSEEVIASYKQKHAEYEEQKAEWAKLINEPSVSADGHHVELVANIGTPNDIQGVIDNGGEGVGLYRTEFLYMGRDELPTEDEQFEAYKAVLEGLKDKPVVVRTLDIGGDKELPYLHLPKEMNPFLGYRAIRLCLDQQDIFRTQLRALLRASSYGNLKIMFPMISNLQEFRDAKAILLDEKDKLVADGVTVSEDIEVGIMVEIPSTAVMADLFAKEVDFFSIGTNDLIQYTMAADRMNEQISYLYQPYNPAILRLVKMVIDAAHKEGKWAGMCGEMAGDELALPILLGLGLDEFSMSATSILRARTQLKSLSKAEMETLAEKVLQLRTNEEVMEAVKAVIGE, from the coding sequence ATGACTAAGCAATTACAAGGTATTGCTGCTTCAAATGGGATTGCCATGGCTAAAGCGTTCAGACTTATTGAACCAGATCTATCTTTTGAAACAAAGAAAGTAGAAGATGGTTCAAAAGAGGTAGAGCGCTTCCGTCAAGCAGTCTCTGTTTCGTTAGAGGAGCTTTCTGCAATTCGCGATAAAGCGAAAGTAGACCTTGGCGAAGATAAAGCAGCAATTTTTGAAGCTCACTTATTAGTCCTCAATGATCCTGAGCTTTTAACACCTATAGAAGATCAAATTAAAACTGATTTAATCAACGCAGAAGCAGCTCTGAAGGAAAAAGCAGACTTTTTTGTGACAATGTTTGAACAGATGGATAATGAGTATATGAAAGAGCGTGCTGCTGATATTCGTGATGTAACAAAGCGTGTAATGGCTCACCTTCTAGATGTACCATTAGCTAACCCTAGTATGATTAATGAAGAAGTAGTTATTATTGCAGAAGATTTAACGCCTTCAGATACCGCGCAATTAAATCGCCAGTATGTGAAAGGGTTTACGACTGACATTGGTGGTCGTACTTCTCACTCAGCAATTATGGCTCGTTCAATGGAAATTCCAGCAGTAGTTGGAACGAAGGAAGTTACTTCTGTTATCAAACATAATGATTTTGTTATTGTGGACGGTTTAACAGGAGAAGTTCATATTAATCCATCAGAAGAAGTAATTGCATCATATAAGCAAAAACATGCAGAGTATGAAGAACAAAAAGCAGAGTGGGCAAAATTAATTAATGAGCCTTCTGTATCTGCTGATGGTCATCATGTAGAACTAGTAGCTAACATCGGTACACCTAATGATATTCAAGGTGTAATTGACAATGGTGGAGAAGGTGTCGGTTTATACCGTACAGAATTCCTATACATGGGTCGCGATGAACTACCTACTGAAGATGAGCAGTTTGAAGCTTACAAAGCTGTTTTAGAAGGTCTTAAAGATAAACCTGTAGTAGTACGAACGTTAGATATCGGAGGAGATAAAGAGCTTCCATATCTACACCTACCGAAAGAAATGAATCCTTTCTTAGGGTACCGTGCAATTCGTTTATGTTTAGATCAACAAGATATTTTCCGTACACAATTACGCGCACTATTGCGTGCAAGCTCTTATGGTAACTTAAAAATCATGTTCCCTATGATTTCAAATTTACAAGAGTTCCGCGATGCGAAGGCAATCCTTTTAGATGAGAAGGACAAGCTTGTAGCAGATGGTGTAACAGTTTCAGAAGATATTGAAGTTGGTATCATGGTAGAGATTCCTTCTACTGCTGTTATGGCAGATTTATTTGCGAAGGAAGTTGATTTCTTCAGTATTGGTACAAACGATCTTATCCAATATACGATGGCAGCAGATCGAATGAACGAACAAATCTCTTATCTGTATCAACCATACAACCCAGCTATTTTACGTTTAGTGAAGATGGTGATCGATGCTGCTCACAAAGAAGGTAAGTGGGCTGGAATGTGTGGAGAGATGGCAGGAGATGAGTTAGCATTACCAATTCTTCTTGGATTAGGATTAGATGAGTTCTCTATGAGTGCAACGTCTATCTTACGTGCAAGAACACAATTAAAATCATTATCCAAAGCAGAGATGGAAACATTGGCGGAAAAAGTTCTTCAATTACGTACTAATGAAGAAGTTATGGAAGCTGTTAAAGCTGTTATTGGTGAGTAA
- a CDS encoding MFS transporter, which produces MNPSRKSVKPATDYSSSSLERRGKALFFSLPILSWALYDFANTIFSSNINTIFFPFYVNEVVGSNAVMNNIAQSFISYANAFASLLLVIFSPLFGAAIDRTGRKKAFILPFTLIAVFCTFMMGIVGGLDNSTVVSGLPLTFLIVVVLFVIAKFFFHSSLVFYDAMMPDLGNAKELPLISGFGIAVGYVGTLVGLTVYLFVGEEGNHEAFIPTAVLFLLFSIPLFLFTPEKKKENITNVSFLGGYKEIVHTLKEMRKHQAIFLFMVAYFFLNDAIATAIAMMAVYAKAIVNFSSSAFVLLYLVSTIASIIGSFLFGFITKKVGAKKAVLFVGYILVVALTLAVFAVETWMFWIAGSLFGVSLGSLWVTTRTLIIQLSPEEKRGQFFGLFAFSGKVSAIIGPVVYGSITLLFSEYGTIASRMALGSLLLFAIVGILIQRKVNQI; this is translated from the coding sequence ATGAATCCCTCTCGTAAATCAGTCAAACCTGCAACAGATTACTCGTCAAGTAGTTTAGAAAGAAGGGGGAAGGCACTTTTTTTTAGCTTACCAATTCTATCATGGGCACTCTATGATTTTGCAAATACTATTTTTTCTTCAAATATCAATACAATATTCTTTCCTTTCTATGTAAATGAAGTAGTAGGCAGTAATGCAGTGATGAATAATATTGCACAATCTTTTATTTCGTATGCCAATGCATTTGCTAGTCTCTTATTAGTCATTTTTTCCCCATTGTTTGGAGCGGCCATAGATCGAACAGGTAGGAAAAAAGCTTTTATTCTTCCTTTTACATTAATAGCTGTCTTCTGTACGTTTATGATGGGTATTGTTGGTGGGTTAGATAATTCAACAGTAGTATCAGGATTGCCGCTAACCTTTTTAATTGTCGTAGTTCTATTTGTAATAGCCAAGTTCTTCTTTCATTCTAGTTTAGTTTTTTATGACGCAATGATGCCTGATTTAGGAAACGCTAAAGAATTGCCATTGATCTCTGGATTTGGAATTGCAGTTGGATACGTTGGTACACTCGTTGGTTTAACGGTATATTTGTTTGTTGGGGAAGAAGGGAATCATGAAGCATTCATTCCTACAGCAGTGTTGTTTTTGCTATTCTCTATACCATTATTTCTATTTACACCTGAAAAAAAGAAAGAAAACATCACTAATGTTTCTTTCTTGGGAGGATATAAAGAAATAGTTCACACACTAAAAGAAATGAGAAAGCATCAAGCTATATTCTTATTCATGGTTGCTTATTTTTTCTTAAACGATGCCATTGCTACAGCAATAGCTATGATGGCTGTTTATGCTAAGGCAATTGTCAACTTTTCTTCTTCTGCATTCGTATTACTATATTTAGTATCAACCATTGCAAGTATAATTGGGTCTTTTCTCTTCGGATTTATCACAAAAAAAGTAGGAGCAAAAAAAGCAGTACTATTTGTTGGTTACATACTTGTAGTAGCTCTTACACTTGCAGTCTTTGCCGTAGAAACATGGATGTTTTGGATTGCAGGCTCTTTATTTGGTGTATCCCTTGGTTCCCTTTGGGTAACAACTAGAACATTGATCATTCAATTATCACCAGAGGAAAAACGTGGTCAGTTCTTTGGATTGTTTGCATTCTCCGGTAAGGTTTCAGCAATTATAGGTCCAGTCGTATATGGATCCATTACTCTTTTATTCTCTGAATATGGAACTATTGCAAGCCGAATGGCATTAGGCAGCCTATTGTTGTTCGCTATTGTGGGTATACTGATTCAAAGGAAGGTCAATCAGATATAA
- a CDS encoding PilZ domain-containing protein: MKYKRDESFRFSLIKPIEGTFSIKISNTQKETETKLGKLLIDNISPSGLKFSCPLNIPEDNPDVVLHIKFPLGDIQVETYGTIVWKKKDHSGYLYGFESTPNPEVENQIITELKKIVKKSHNK, from the coding sequence ATGAAATATAAAAGAGATGAATCCTTTCGCTTCTCTTTAATTAAACCAATTGAAGGTACATTTTCCATAAAAATCTCCAATACACAAAAAGAAACAGAAACAAAGCTAGGAAAGTTATTAATCGATAACATTAGTCCAAGTGGATTAAAATTTTCATGTCCTTTAAACATCCCAGAAGATAATCCAGATGTTGTTCTACACATAAAATTTCCTTTAGGAGATATCCAAGTGGAGACATACGGAACCATTGTGTGGAAAAAGAAAGATCATTCTGGCTACCTTTATGGTTTTGAATCAACTCCGAATCCTGAAGTGGAAAACCAAATCATAACTGAACTTAAAAAAATCGTAAAAAAAAGCCATAACAAGTAA
- a CDS encoding RDD family protein, whose protein sequence is MSTLLEQEQEYREEYVYAGFWKRFLAYIIDSIFISVPSYILSTIILTVLLGAESQVLMSGSEEEIAQFMESSAGIEAILTSLGLIIVLNILMSILYYAVMEASKWQATLGKKLVGLKVTTLSGQRIGFGRSFGRLLVKSLLSPILMIGYIMAAFTEKKQALHDLVASTLVVQKHK, encoded by the coding sequence TTGTCTACATTACTAGAACAGGAACAAGAGTATAGAGAAGAATACGTATATGCAGGGTTTTGGAAGAGGTTTTTAGCGTATATTATTGACTCTATTTTTATCTCAGTACCAAGTTATATACTATCAACTATCATTCTTACAGTTCTTTTAGGAGCAGAAAGCCAAGTCTTAATGTCAGGTTCAGAAGAGGAAATTGCTCAATTTATGGAGAGTTCTGCTGGAATTGAAGCAATATTGACATCACTTGGACTTATTATTGTGTTAAATATCTTAATGTCTATTCTTTATTATGCTGTCATGGAAGCATCTAAATGGCAGGCAACACTAGGGAAGAAACTAGTAGGATTAAAAGTAACAACGCTAAGTGGCCAACGAATTGGTTTTGGTCGATCTTTTGGAAGATTATTAGTAAAATCATTATTATCACCAATCCTTATGATCGGTTACATCATGGCTGCATTTACAGAAAAAAAGCAAGCGCTACATGATTTAGTTGCCTCGACATTAGTAGTGCAAAAACATAAATAA